The genomic DNA ATCTGGGATAAATCGGTATAGCTCGTTCTATTCATTTTTTTCAAAAAGGAAGAGAACAAATATAAAACATACAATGTGAATGAAAATTTTTTCATCAGGTTTTTTGAACAAAGCAAAATTAATTAAAAAGCTGAATATGGAAGGTTAATTATTGTTAAGTAAGTTTGATATTGATAATTGGAAATTGAAAAAACATTTAATAACATTTTGCTGTTATTAAAATTTTGAATCAATTAAAATTTAGTATAATCTGATAAATTAAATTTGCTACAATGTGAAAAAATAATTTTTTGCAAATCAAATAATGAGCTCATTCTTAGAAATACTTAAAGATAAAAAAAACAGGCTGGTGTTTATAATACTTTCCTGCCTGGTGGTTCTTGCTGTATTACTTATATTTTATTTTAGCTCCAGTTCAACACCCGGTTTGGCTATAACCGCTGTTCCTTCGGATGCTGCCATGATACTCGAAGTAAAACAAGCAGGCAATTTTCATAAGGATTTAACCAGTGTTTCCGGTGTTTGGAAGGAGCTGATTAACTTCAATGTTTTTGCCGAAACAAATACTTCCATTGCTTTTTTAGATTCTCTTTTTAATACTAATAATAAAGTTTCGGAAATATTAAGTGAACATTCGGTATTCATTTCATTTCATATTTTGAAAACGGGTAATGCCGGAATATTATATCTTACTGCATTGCCAAAGCATTGCAGCGTTTCAGAAGCAAATGAATTAATAAAAAAATGTTCTGAAGTAAAAACTTTAATAACCCAGAAAGAATATGAGGGATTATTACTCAATGAAATCACTTTCGCTAAAGAAAGAAAATTTTATTACATCATCTCAAAAGGAGTTTTTATTTGTGGCTTTCAGCCCGATTTGATTGTGGATGCTGTAAAGCAGCAAAATTCCAACTCATCAGTAATGTTAAATAGCGGTTTTGCAAAAGTATCAGCTACTGCCGGGAAAAAAGTACAGGCTAATCTTTATGTGAATTATAATTATTTCCCCAAATTATTCTCGCTTCTTGCCGAAAAAAAAACTGCTGCTGAAATTTCTGAAATAGTCGGATTTGCTGGTTGGTCGGCTATGGATATCAATATTAAAAAAGATGCATTATTACTTAATGGCTTTGCTGCTGCCGATTCTGTCGGAGGATTCCTGGATGTTTTTTCAGGACAAACACCGCAGACAGTAGAAATAACCGATGTTATTCCTTCTTCATCCGCAGCATTTCTTTGTTATAGTTTCAGCGATTTTAAAAAATGGAACACCTCATATAAATCCTATTTGCAAAAGCAGGGAAAACTGGTTGCTTACAATGCACAGATTTCAAAGATCAATAAAGAATATAATACAGATGTGGAGACAGAAATTACTTCATGGATAGGAAAAGAAATAGCGCTTGTTATCACCGAACCTTCTGATACCGGGTTTTCTGAAAATATTTTTCTTGCGGTCAGGACCAATAATATCGAAAATACCACAACTCTTTTATCTAAGCATTCTCAAACAATAGAAAAGAAAATAGAAAAACCCAATAAAAAAACGGTATCAAAAAAATCGAAAAATAAAAAATCGAAAAATAAGATTGTTGAAAAGAAAGAGATTGTTAAAGCTGATGAACCAACGGTTATAAAGGACAATATAATTTATGAATATAAAATTAAAAATGTATTTCCTGCTTTATTCGGAAAAGTATTTAGTGGTGTAAAAGGGAATTATTATGCTATAGAAGGGAACTATGTAATATTTGGGAATTCTTTAAACAGCCTTAAAAAGTTTATCGGGAATTATTCTGAAGAAAAAAATCTTGATAATAATAACAACTACCTGGCTTTTTCAAAAAATGTATCTGCTGAATCAAATATTTATCTCTACTGCAACATAAAAAAATCGTTGGGAATATTCATGAAGTATGCGAATAAAACTTTATCGGATTATATAGGGAACAATTTATCATCATTCAAAAATCTCGATGCCTTTTCGTTCCAGGTTAAAACAAATGGCGACATGTATTATTGCAATTTTTGTTTAAAAACGAATACACTTGTTATTAACGAAAGTGATGCATTGTGGAGTGTAAGGCTTGATTCTTTAGTGTATGGCAGACCTGTGATTGTAAAAGACACATTGGGAAAATCTCAGAATATTATTGCTTTTGATAATGCTTGTAATATGTACATGATAAATGCCGAAGGAGGAATTAAATGGAAGTTGAAGCTGAAAGAAAA from Bacteroidales bacterium includes the following:
- a CDS encoding DUF3352 domain-containing protein, producing MSSFLEILKDKKNRLVFIILSCLVVLAVLLIFYFSSSSTPGLAITAVPSDAAMILEVKQAGNFHKDLTSVSGVWKELINFNVFAETNTSIAFLDSLFNTNNKVSEILSEHSVFISFHILKTGNAGILYLTALPKHCSVSEANELIKKCSEVKTLITQKEYEGLLLNEITFAKERKFYYIISKGVFICGFQPDLIVDAVKQQNSNSSVMLNSGFAKVSATAGKKVQANLYVNYNYFPKLFSLLAEKKTAAEISEIVGFAGWSAMDINIKKDALLLNGFAAADSVGGFLDVFSGQTPQTVEITDVIPSSSAAFLCYSFSDFKKWNTSYKSYLQKQGKLVAYNAQISKINKEYNTDVETEITSWIGKEIALVITEPSDTGFSENIFLAVRTNNIENTTTLLSKHSQTIEKKIEKPNKKTVSKKSKNKKSKNKIVEKKEIVKADEPTVIKDNIIYEYKIKNVFPALFGKVFSGVKGNYYAIEGNYVIFGNSLNSLKKFIGNYSEEKNLDNNNNYLAFSKNVSAESNIYLYCNIKKSLGIFMKYANKTLSDYIGNNLSSFKNLDAFSFQVKTNGDMYYCNFCLKTNTLVINESDALWSVRLDSLVYGRPVIVKDTLGKSQNIIAFDNACNMYMINAEGGIKWKLKLKEKPLGNAEVIEYNKNGKFQYLFNTASYLYLVNSDGSLFENFPVKLDERCTASLTLADYSKNKDYRIIIPCGRNIYNYQKNGSPVETWSMVKTKSDVVSKISCLKFNGADCFAVADKSGNIYIFDKKGNTFISIKEQPLAIPFSKFYSIAASGKQRSSIVSTDMKGNIIFISSKGNIDKTAIPGLSSPHFFFYEDWNNDKKKEYIFIDKSKLSVYNYEYKLLGNYSFPADIILSPEYFEKINSENYLGILCTKFQKIYVIDKDYNVKDGYPLSATTMFTIGSLNNDNSYNLVVGNNSEIYNYSFE